The Chryseobacterium sp. G0186 genome includes the window GGCATATACTAAGGTTTTGATCTGTGGGAATTTTTCTAATAGGAATTCGAAAAGTTTTTCTCTGTTTTCTTTTTCTTCTCTATATAGTTGGAAAAGTACCATCCACTCCCCTTTAGAGTTTTGTCTCATCATTAAGGTTCTCAGGAACCCTTCCTGATTTCTAACATCGAAGAAATCCAATCCATTTTTAACACCGTAATCTTTTACAGCTAATCTTATTGCGTTGGACGGATCTTCCTGAAGAAAGCACTCTTTAAGGTCTAAGATCTTGCTCCACATCCCCGGAATATGGAAACCTAACGCATCTCTATTTCCAAAATTTTCTTCGGAACTTATCTCATATTGAGTCAGCCATTTTGCATTGGAGAAAGAAAACTCCATTTTATTTCTATAAAAATACTGTTCTTTTGAACCTAGAATAGGTACGGTTTCAAAATTATCGACTCCACCAATTCTTTTAATATTGTTATATACTTCTTCCTGTTTAAAGTCAAGCTGTTTTTCATAGCTCATGTTCTGCCATTTGCAGCCTCCACAAGTTCCAAAATGAACACATTTAGGCTCTGTTCTAAAAGGTGACCTCACCAGAACTTCCACGGCTTCACCCTCATAATAGTTGGATTTGGTTTTTTTAACCTTAACATTTACTAAATCTCCAGGAATTGCACCAGAAACCAATACTGTTTTACCATCTTCCGTTTTACCGATAGCTACTCCTTTAGCTCCTGCAGTTAACAGCTTAATATTTTCAAGAATAATATTATTTTTCTTCTTTCTCATTCCACTAATTCTATTTTTTCTATCAATGAAACTCTTCAGTTTCAATTTGCAAAAATACAATAAAAAAAACCTTATCCGAAAATAAGGTTTCTATGTATGTTAAAGTTTATTATTTTGCTTGGGCCGGCTGTGGATTTGCTGGTTGTTGCATAGAAGGATCAACTTGTAGTTGTTGCTGCATTTGGATATTCGGATCAACCTTTGGTGCTGAAAGACCGGTTAATTTATCCAATATCGTTACCAGTTCAGGATCTCCTAGGTTTACAAGAGATCTGCTTGCAATTTTACCATCTTTATCAACGATTACAAAACACGGTAACTTGAATCCATATACACCATATTTTTTAGCAATATCTGATTCCATTCCTTTTTCTGCATAAACATTTACTCCCTGAACTCCTTTTAATAAAGAATTGCTTGTTTTTATAAACTGATCTTTTGTATCATCTACGTTTACAAATACAAAATTCATTTTTGATTTGTAGAAGTTAACCACTTCTTTCAAAACAGGTACCGCAGCTTCACCAATGTAAGGGTTCCAAGAAGCATAGAAAAATACCATGTATGGTTTTCCTTTGTTTTCAGAAAGTTTATAAGCTTTACCATCTTGCTTTACAAGAGAGGCATCCGGTGCAACTTCTCCGATTTTAAGTCCTGTAATTGCCATCTGCATTTTTAACAGGTCCGCTTTAATGGTAGCATCCTTAATATCTGTATCAATAATTTTTTTGATTTTGTCAATATTTGCCCCAGGAGTTGTTGGGTGAATATCAGACTGAGCCATTACAAATGCTAAAAGATAATCTTTTGCAACCTGAGGTAAGTCATTTTTAGTTTTTAAATACTTAGCAAACATTTCAGAAGTTGTAATTCCTGTTTTTCCTTTACCATTTGCTTCTGCATATTTTTGGAAGTCAGGAGTCATTTTCACTAGTAAATACTGTCTGTAAAGCGGAATAGACTTCACCATTGCCTCTTTATCAGTATTTAAACTGGTTTCATAATCTGTAAAAGCCTTAGAAGCCTTATAAGAAGGATTCCCAGCCATTGGCCCGTGAGACATCTCATAATTGGCAAGCAAATTCAAAATAGTAACCTTAACATCGTTTTTCTTCCATTGTAAAAGATTTTTACTTGGATTGTTCTTACTTGCAAGATCATCTACATTCTTATTAATGTCTGCTTCTACTTTGTGCATTCCTTTTAAGAATGTACTTTCATCTCCAGACATTAATTGTCCTAAATTCACTTTATTACCGTACTCACCTAAAAATTTTTGGCTTCCCTGAAGGAAATCGTTATTCTTTTT containing:
- the rlmD gene encoding 23S rRNA (uracil(1939)-C(5))-methyltransferase RlmD, encoding MRKKKNNIILENIKLLTAGAKGVAIGKTEDGKTVLVSGAIPGDLVNVKVKKTKSNYYEGEAVEVLVRSPFRTEPKCVHFGTCGGCKWQNMSYEKQLDFKQEEVYNNIKRIGGVDNFETVPILGSKEQYFYRNKMEFSFSNAKWLTQYEISSEENFGNRDALGFHIPGMWSKILDLKECFLQEDPSNAIRLAVKDYGVKNGLDFFDVRNQEGFLRTLMMRQNSKGEWMVLFQLYREEKENREKLFEFLLEKFPQIKTLVYAINPKQNDSIYDLNINVYFGEGFLMEEMDGLKFKIGPKSFFQTNYKQALELYRKTLEFADLKGDEVVYDLYTGTGTIAQYVARNAKQVIGIESVQEAIDAAIEHAELNGLTNTTFYCGDMKNVFNDEFMENHPKADVLITDPPRDGMHQKVVEQILKLAPEKVVYVSCNSATQARDLALMKEHYTLVKILPVDMFPQTHHVENIALLIKK
- a CDS encoding TlpA family protein disulfide reductase — translated: MKKYLLLFIIAVFVMSCSKKVEVKGKITGSSPLERIEFVEASGVGTLPLINIGLDKDGNFSGSFEAPKDGMYVINYANKQNLIYLEGGQKVNISGNAMTFPSEYVITGDAKKNNDFLQGSQKFLGEYGNKVNLGQLMSGDESTFLKGMHKVEADINKNVDDLASKNNPSKNLLQWKKNDVKVTILNLLANYEMSHGPMAGNPSYKASKAFTDYETSLNTDKEAMVKSIPLYRQYLLVKMTPDFQKYAEANGKGKTGITTSEMFAKYLKTKNDLPQVAKDYLLAFVMAQSDIHPTTPGANIDKIKKIIDTDIKDATIKADLLKMQMAITGLKIGEVAPDASLVKQDGKAYKLSENKGKPYMVFFYASWNPYIGEAAVPVLKEVVNFYKSKMNFVFVNVDDTKDQFIKTSNSLLKGVQGVNVYAEKGMESDIAKKYGVYGFKLPCFVIVDKDGKIASRSLVNLGDPELVTILDKLTGLSAPKVDPNIQMQQQLQVDPSMQQPANPQPAQAK